From the genome of Coleofasciculus chthonoplastes PCC 7420:
GCTGGAGTTAGCGATCGCACCAAGTTAAATTCCGTGAGTCCTCGCGACATGGTGCGGATTGGCTCGTCCTTTATGGTCGAATATATCCGCAACACTCACTCTATTGCCGATAGTTTTACCGTCGCGATTCACACACCCATTGGCGTCGTTGTCCACACCGGAGACTTCAAAGTCGATCATACCCCGGTCGATGGTGAATACTTTGATTTTCAACGATTAGCCGAACACGGGGAAAAAGGTGTCCTTTGTCTCCTCAGCGATTCCACCAACGCCGAAGTACCCGGACACACCCCATCTGAAGCGTCTGTTTATCCCAATCTGGATCGTATTTTCTCCCAAGCACCGGGACGAATACTGGTCACCACATTCGCCTCATCAGTTCATCGAGTGCAACTCATCTTAGATCTGGCACAAAAACAAAACCGTGTAGTGTCTGTTGTCGGGCGCTCCATGCTCAATGTTATTGCCCAAGCTCGTAATCTGGGGTATATAAAATGTCCCGATAGCTTATTTGAGCCACTCCACGCCGCGAATAGTTTACCCCCAGAAAAAGTATTAATTTTAACCACTGGGTCTCAAGGTGAACCTTTAGCTGCTCTTACCCGTATTTCCAAAGGGGAACACCGGAAACTGAAAATTCAAGAGGGTGACACGGTAGTCTTTTCCGCGAACCCCATTCCCGGAAATACGATCGCGGTTGTCAATACCATTGATCGCCTAATGATGCAAGGGGCAAACGTGATCTATGGACGCCATCAAGGGATTCACGTTTCCGGTCATGGCGCTCAAGAAGATCATAAACTAATGCTCGCCTTAACCCGACCCAAGTTTTTCATGCCTGTTCACGGGGAACATCGGATGCTGATCCAACATGGCAAAATGGCGCAAAAGATGGGTATCCCGGCGGAAAATATCGTGATTACCAATAACGGCGATATGGTGGAATTAACTGAAGATAGCATTAGTGTTGTTGGTCAAGTTCCCTCCGGTATTGAGTTAGTCGATCGCTCTGGTATTGTCCATCATGAAGTCCTCAAAGAACGTCAGCAGTTAGCGGGAGACGGTGTAGTAACTGTCGCCGCCGCCGTAAGTTGGGAGGGTAAACTCCTCGCCCAACCCGAAATTCACCTGCGGGGTGTCGTGGCTAGTGTGGAGAAATCCCTACTCCAGCAGTTAGTGATTAAGCGGATTGAACGCACATTGAGTGAGCAGTGGACAGACTTTGCCAAGTCATTGGATGGCAAAAAACAACCAGAAGTTGACTGGACAGGATTGCAACAGAAAATTGAGGGAGATTTAGAACGGTTAACTCGCCGCGAACTGCAAAGTCGTCCTCTAGTAGTATTCTTACTACAAAATCCTGAGGAACCCCAAGTGAAACGGGTAGGGCGTCGTCGCCAGCGCACAGCAGCTCAGGCGGCTTCTTAGGATCAATGGTACTGACTGGTATGCTGGTGGGTTGAGCGAAGTCGAAACCCACCCTACGGTATATCAAGGGTTTGAGCGAATCACTGTAGAGACGTACCATGGTACGTCTCTACAATGTTGATAGGATGCTTCCTCAAAGCATTGAAATCTAAGGGTTTCCGACGTTTGCAGCAAGCCCTATATAGGTCTATACAGCGCTTTGCGCTGTAATAGGACTTACGCAAAGGGTCTATATGTAGGGTGTGTTAGCGAAGCGTAACGCACCTTAATCAGTATATCTGGTGTGACTGCGTAAGTCCTATGTAATAAAGTACAGTAGATCAAAGTCCCTCTTTTTAAGGGGGATTTAGGGGGATCGACAATGTACCGCATAGCAGAGCAAACTGCTATATTTGTCCAAAGTCCAATGTATAAAGATTTATTAAGAATTAGGTATAGCTACTTTTCATTATACTCGGCTCAGAGCTAGTCTGATGAAGCAGGATTAACAGTAACGAGAAAAAGTAATGGATTACTTTTTCTAAACTTAGTCAATTCAGAGATTTGCCAATACGTGATAAATTCTACATCTCAAGATATGGTTATCTTTGTGTTTTTTTGTACCGATGTACTCCTAAATTCGCTTTGAGAATTCCCTTTATAGCTTGGGGTCTTTTTTCTTGGAGCCTTCTGCAATGATTAAAGTTGAAAAAAAATGAGTCCTTTTGACCAACATATCTCAGAGCTTTCAGCTAATCCGTGTATTCCCAGTTTATTCAACAATCAAGCCCAGAAAAATCCTGATGCGATCGCGATAACTGCACCTGGGCGTATCCCCCTTACCTATCAGGGGGTTTGGCATCATCTGCAGCAAGTTGTCACCACCTTAAACGCCATGGGTATAAGTCGTAATGACCGAGTGGCGATCGCTCTTGCCAATGGTCCGGAAATGGCGATGGCGTTTTTAGGGGTAGCCTCGGGTGCAACGTGTGCCCCCCTGAATCCAACCTATCGCGCCCAGGAATTTGACTTTTATCTGTCGGATCTCAATGCCAAAGTCCTGATTACCCAGTCAGGAGTCGCTGAACCCGCCAAAGAGGTTGCCCAAGCACGCGGAATTCCCATTCTAGAACTGTCTCCCCAACTCGACGCCGCCGCCGGACTGTTTAGCCTAACAGGGGGTCAACCGGGTAATCTGAATCCGGGGGGATTTGCCCAACCCGATGATGTGGCTTTAGTCCTCCATACCTCCGGTACAACATCCCGTCCCAAAATGGTGCCATTGACTCACCGTAACCTCTGCACCTCTGCACAGAACATTCGTGTCGCCCTAAATCTCGAACCCGGCGATCGCTGTTTGAATGTTATGCCCCTGTTTCATATTCATGGCTTAATTGGAGCTTTGTTGTCATCCCTGAGTGCGGGGGCGAGTGTGGTTTGTAGCCCTGGGTTTTATGCGCCTCAATTTTTTGCCTGGGTGGATGAATTTAAACCCACCTGGTATTCAGCAGTTCCCACCATGCACCAAGGGATATTGGCACGGGTTGAAGCGAATCGTGAAATCATCGCACGTTGTCCCATCCGGTTGATTCGTTCCTCTTCGGCTCCCTTACCCCCTCAAATTATGGCAGCGTTAGAGGAGGCATTCAAGGCTCCGGTGATAGAATCTTATGGGATGACGGAAGCCTCTCATCAAATGGCAAGTAATCCCTTACCCCCCCACGTCCGAAAACCAGGTTCTGTTGGTATTGCAGCCGGTCCAGAATTAGGGATTATGGATGAAACGGGTAACTTGCTCCCGTTAGAAACCGTTGGAGAAGTGGTGATTCGTGGCGCTAATGTAACGCAAGGCTATGAAAATAATCCCGATGCCAATGAAAAAGCCTTTACCCATGGTTGGTTTCGCACCGGGGATTTGGGTTATTTAGATGCAGATCAGTATTTATTTCTCAAGGGACGAATTAAGGAAATTATTAATCGAGGCGGCGAAAAAATTTCCCCCCGCGAAGTGGATGAAGTGTTACTAGATCATCCAGCTATTGATCAGGTGGTGACATTTGCCGCTCCCCATACCTTGTTAGGTGAAGATGTGGCAGCGGCAGTCGTTTTGCGTGAAAAGGCATCGGTAACTGAGCAAGACATTAAAGAGTTTGCTGCCGAGCGATTGGCGGAGTTTAAAGTTCCCCGTGTGGTGCTATTTGTTGATGAAATTCCCAAAGGACCGACGGGTAAGCGGCAACGAATTGGTTTGGCAGAAAAACTGGGACTTACTGCTTCTGATCCAATTGCACCCCGCCCCGACTATACTCCCCCGTGCACGGGAATTGAAGCGGAGTTAGTGCAAATTTGGTCTCAGGTGTTGGGAGTGGAATCCGTGGGAATTCATGACAACTTTTTCCAGTTGGGTGGCGATTCGATTCTCGCTGCTCAAATTACCAATCGGGTACGACAAGCTTTTCAGGTTGAGTTATCGTTCTTGGTGTTTTTTCAACAACCTACGGTTGCTCGCATGGCGGTGAAAATTGCCCAATGTCAAGCAGAAGCCATGAAGTCTGAGGAGTTAGCGGAGATGTTAGCGGATATTGACGCCCTCTCTGATGAAGACGCCCAACGATTGCTGGATCAGATGCAGTAAATCCTGTTTAGAGTTGCGCTTGGGCGCTAAAAATCTTAGGAGCGCCTAATACAAACCCTTACCTCAACTAAGTCATTATCAGTACGAGTAAATGAGTCAGAATATGAATAACCATTTAGGCTATCAATTACGCCAAGACATGAAAACCAGAGACATTATTCCGTTTATGGGAGTTTATGATGTCTTTTCGGCATCAATTGCGGGGAAGTATTATGACAGTATTTTTATTAGTGGGTTTAGTTTTGCTGCCAGTTATTACGGTTTGCCCGATATAGGGTTTATTGCCTGGTCGGATATTGTTGCCTTTGTCCAACGGGTAAAAACAGTGCTACCACAGCATTACCTTCTTGTGGACATTGATGACGGCTATGTGGATACTGAAGTCGCTTGTCATGTTGTGTCTCTGTTGGAATCGATTGGTGCTTCCGGTGTAATTATTGAAGACCAAAAACGACCGAGACGGTGTGGTCACTTTGAGGGGAAACTGTTAATGGAGTTGCCGGATTTTTTGCAGAAGTTGAAACGAGTTCTGGTAACCCGAAAAGATTTAGTGGTGGTGGCGCGAACAGATGCTACAGATATGGATGACATTCTTAGAAGGACTACAGCCTACGCCGAGGCGGGAGCTGATGCGATATTGGCAGATGGGATTACCAGTTTAGAGGTGATTAAAACCCTTAAATGTCATTTGGATAAGCCGATTGTATTTAACCAAATTGCTGGGGGTAAATCACCCATCTGTAGCTTGACTGAACTTAAGGAAGCGGGGGTGTCTCTGGTTAATTATAGTACCCCTTGTTTATTTGCCGCTCAGACTGCCCTAGAAGAGACAATGAAACGGCTGAGAGAACAAGATGGGTTTTTGCTAAAAAACAAAATAGGGGTAGGGGAATGTACGGCGCTGTTGAATCAAAATTTGGTGAGCAATGACAAATGACAAATAACAGTATTAACAACTATATTACTCAACTCTCATCAGCGAAACGGGCATTATTAGAGCAGAGGCTGAAACAAAAAGCAGTCCAGGCGGCTTTTGCACAGTCTATCCCCCAACTCCGCGATCGCGACTCAGCACCCCTGTCTTTTTCTCAAGCAAGAATGTGGTTTCTTGACCAGTTGGAACCGAGAAATGCTGCCTACAATCGCCCTTCTAATATTCACCTAACGGGTCAATTGAATGTCTCTGATTTGGAACAAAGTCTCAACGAAATTGTACGTCGCCACGACATATTACGGACTAGGTTTCCGGCAGTCAATGGGCAACCGACTCAGGTAATTATGCCTACATTGACCTTAACATTGCCTATTATAGACTTAAGCAATTTACCCCAAAACCAGCGAGACGCTGAAGTTCAACGTCTGGCAATTCAAGAGGCACAGCAGCACTTTAATTTATCTCAATTACCCTTAATCAACGCCATTTTATTGCGACTCAGCCAGGAAGAACATATCTTACTAATTACCCTCCATCATATTATTTTTGATGCTTGGTCAATGGGGGTTTTGATTCAGGAACTTGTCGCACTTTATGAAGCGTTTTCTACAGGTCAATCCAATCCTTTACCAGAGTTGCCCATTCAATATGCTGATTTTGCTCAATGGCAACGACAACGGTGGCAGGGAGAAGGGTTACAGTCTCAGCTAGCTTACTGGAAACAGCAGCTAGGGGGTGAATTACCTGTTCTAGAATTACCCACGGATCGACCCCGTGGAGCCATTCAAACCTTTCAGGGGGCGAGGCATTCTCTACTGTTACCGAAGCAACTAAGTGATGCACTTAAGGCATTGAGTCAACGGGAAGGGGTAACATTATTTATGACCTTGTTAGCAGCCTTCCAAACATTACTCTATCGCTACACGGGTCAAAAAGACGTTATTGTCGGGACTCCAATTGCTGGACGCGATCGCACGGAAACAGAACCACTGATTGGTGTGTTTATCAATACCTTAGTCTTGCGGACGCAAATACAGGGAACTATTACGTTTCGAGAACTGTTGAGTCGGGTACGTGAGATGGCTTTAGCCGCCTATAAAAATCAAGATGTACCCTTTGAGAAATTAGTAGAGGAACTGCAACCTGAACGAGATTTAAGCCATACTCCTTTGTTTCAGGTGTTGTTTCAGTTAAGGAATGTTCCGAATAAAATTGTCAAACTACAGGATTTAAGATTTATTGATTGCCAGTTTGATCGCGGCATTGCCGCTTTTGATTTGACCTTAGACATTATCGATAAAACTGAGGGACTGTTTTGTCAGTTTGAATACAACACAAACTTATTCAATAAAACAACGATCCAACGCATCGCCAATCATTTTCAAGTCTTGTTAGAGGGAATCATTACTCAGCCAGTACAGGTAATCAGTCGATTACCCATTTTAAAGGAATCCCAACGGCATCAGTTATTAGTGGAGTGGAATAACACTCAAACCGATTATCCCAAAGATAAATGTATTCATCAGTTATTTGAAGAGCAAGTCGAGAAAACACCGGATGCTGTAGCCCTAGTATTTAATCAACAACAACTGACTTACCGAGAATTAAATAATCGGGCTAATCAATTGGCACACTATCTGCAAACATTAGGTGTAAAACCCGAAGACTTAGTCGGGATTTGTGTTGAGCGTTCCCTAGACCTGATTGTCGGACTATTAGCTATTCTCAAATCCGGTGGTGCTTATGTCCCCTTTGACCCAACTGATCCGGCTGAACGTATCGCTTATATGCTCGAAGATGCTCAAGTAGGAATGCTGTTGACTCAAGACAGTTTAGTCAAAGAACTTCCCGTTGGTAATCCTCAACTCATTCCTTTAGATTCACAGTGGCAGATAATCTCTCAACAAAGCTCAGAAAATCCTCTGACTGTTGTCACTGCTGATAACTTAGCTTACATTAACTATACCTCCGGCTCAACAGGCAAACCCAAAGGCGTAAAAGTTCTGCACCGAGGGGTGATTCGTCTACTGTTTGGCATCGATTATGTCCACCTAGATGCCCAACAACGATTGTTACAAATGGCACCCATTTCTTTTGATGCGGCTACCTTTGAGATTTGGGGAGCGTTGTTACATGGTGCCAGGTGCATCCTATTTCCCGAAACTGTGCCAACGGCTCAGACATTGAAAGAGGTCATTCACACCCATAACATCACCACCTTATGGCTAACATCGGCATTATTTAATGGGATTGTGGCTGAAGATGCCGAGGCGTTATCGGGAGTCCCACAATTACTCACGGGCGGAGAAGCCCTTTCAGTTAAACCAGTTAAAAAAGCACTGGCGGCTTTGCCATCAACTCAGATTATTAATGGATATGGTCCGACGGAAAACACGACATTTACTTGTTGCTATTCTTTGCCCAAACAGCTTCCAGGAACTGAATTATCAATCTCCATCGGTCGTCCGATAAGTAATACCCAAGTTTATCTGCTTGATGCTTATTTTCAACCGGTGCCCATTGGTGTAACCGGGGAACTCTATATCGGCGGTGATGGACTAGCTAGGGGTTATCTGAATCGCCCCGAATTAACAGGGGAGAAATTTATTCCTAATCCTTTTAGTTATCAAACTAATGCCCGTTTGTACAAAACCGGAGATTTAGCGCGGTATCGAGCGGATGGTAATATTGAATTTATGGGTCGGATTGATAATCAAATTAAACTGCGGGGTTTCCGGATTGAGCTGGGAGAAATTGAAGCGGTTTTAACCCAACACATTTCAGTGCAATACGCCGTTGTCATTGTCAGAAAAGACCAACTCGGTCATAAACGTTTGGTTGCTTATTTCACCTCTAACTCAGAACAATCGATTACCGATGAATTACGCTCGTTCCTCAAATCTAAGCTACCGGATTATATGATTCCATCAGCTTTTGTTAAATTGGAGGCGTTACCCCTAACGTCCAATGGCAAAGTTGACCGTCGCGCTTTACCTAAATCTGAGATAGAAGATACACTATCCAATAAGTTTATCCCACCCCGTAACTCGACAGAGGCGCAATTAGCGGCTATCTGGTCATCGGTTCTAGGAATTGATAACGTGGGAATTAATCACAACTTTTTTGAGTTGGGAGGACATTCTTTATTAGCCACTCAGGTGATTTCCCGTATCCGCCAAGCTTTCAATGTAGAGTTACCGTTGCGTGCTTTGTTTGAAGCGCCGACAGTAGCTGAATTAGCCGAACGCATTGAAACAATTCGTTGGGTCATACAACCCTTTGCATCTAAGGATCAGAACGCCATCAGCGATGACGAACAAGGAGAACTATGACATAGTACTAATGTTCGCTATTACCCCACAACTGAATCCCTGATCCCTGTAACTGTGTGAGTCAGTCATATCTCTCCCTCCTCGTAATCCTCTTTAACCCCATAGGATTTCTCAATTTCCTGACTCAATCCGGCTACCGTAGGCGTAGCGAAAAAACTTAGAAACGAGAGTTCTATGCCAAAGGCTTGACGTAGGCGTGAAATCACCTGAGTGGCTAAGAGTGAATGTCCGCCTAAGGCAAAAAAATTATCATCCAATCCGATAGTCTCTATCCCCAAGACTTCTGAGCAAATTTGGGCAATTTTCACTTCTGTCTCAGTGCGTGGCGTCGCATAAATCGGAGTCAGTTTATCAGAAAAGTAAGCAGCTAATTCTTGCCGTATAATTTTGCCTGTCGTTCCTCTGGGGATTGATTCGACGATGAGGATCTGACTAGGAATTTTGTAAGGTGCTAAATGGTCAAAAAGATAATCGCGCAGGTGCTGAAGTGATACGTCATTCTCTTTCAAAACAACCGCCGCCGCAATATCTTCTCCCAAGGAGGGGTGAGAAATACCAAAAGTTGCCACTTCAAGCACTTGTGGATGTTTCAATAAAACAGCATCAACCTCTTGGGGAGAAATCTTCTCTCCACCTCGGTTAATCATTTCCTTTGAGCGTCCCACTAAAAATAGATCCCCTTCCGCGTCTAAATATCCGATATCTCCTGTACGAAACCAACCGTTGATAAAAGCGGTTGGATTGGCTTCGAGATTATCAAGATAGCCTGGGGTGACATGGTTTCCCCGTACAGCAATTTCACCGACTTGTTGGGGCGGTAAAGGTTCACCCGATTCGTTAATAATGGCAACGTTTCCATTCACCACTTTTCCCACAGAGCCAGGTTTATCAACCGAGGGAGGAAGGGGTGTATTGGTAATGGTTAAAGCTTCGCTCATGCCATAGGCTTCTAAAAAAGGCACATTCAAGAGTTCTGTTAACTCTTTTTTGACGTGAGGAGATAAGGCGGCGGAACCGGAGCGAATGAACTGCAAAGGGAGTTTTGGGGTAATTTTGGGGGCGGCTTGTAAAATGGCTTGATGGATGGTGGGTGGGACAGAAAACCAAGTTGCTTGTGATTGGTTTAGCCACTGCCAAAACACACTCGCTTCAAAGTTTCCATAAAGGCAAATCAGGTTACCTGCGATGAGGGGGACAACCCCATTGGTGACTAATCCATGAACATGGAACAACGGCAAAACGTTGAGGCAAATATCATCTGTCCCCAATTGAAGACAATCTTTAACGTTAGAGCTAGAGTAGCAGAGTCCTTTGTGAGTCACTGGCACGAACTTTGGTTGTGCTGTTGAGCCAGAGGTTTGAAACACAAAGGCAATATCCTCTGGAGAGGGAGGAGACAATACAGACTGAGTTTTAATTTCTGTTGTTTCTTGAAGCTGAAACCAGCCAGTGCGGTTGGGGAGAGGAGTTGCCAGGATAATGGGTAGATCGAGTTGTACGGCGGCTTTAGCGGCGGCGTCAGCACAGTTAGAAACAATGACAAGGGCTTGGGGGTGTAGTTGCTGGAGATAGGTCAGAAATTCGGATTGGGTGAAGTTGGGGTTGAGGGGGATACAAATGGCACTCGACGCAATGGCGAAACTCAGGCTGAGAGTAACCGCACTATTGGCAGGTGCAACCATTACCACGCGCTGTTCTCGGCAGATCCCCCATTGCCTCAATTGGCGTTGTGTTTGATCAACTAATTCCCAAAGATGCTGATAGGTTAAAGGAGGTGATGCTAAAGAACTCAGTGCCAGGTGTTCGGGGTAAATTGCGGCTTGCGCTTTCAGAATTTGCCAAAGTGTCGTCGGTTGATCATTCATCGCTAATGCTTTTCTAGTGATAGGTTCTGGTTTAGGGATAGAGGGGTTGAATAATCGGGGTAATCGCTTCAATGACAAAGGGCTGACGACGGGATAGGGCTTGCTCAATCGCTAACTTCAAAGCTGGCAAGGTAGAAACTTTTGTTCCTGCTACTCCTAGAGACTGAGCCAACTGAACCCAGTTGATTGGAGGAAGTTTGGTGTGTTGACTAGCGGCAGATTGCGGAGCATAACGGGCATAAACACTACCGTAAGCCTGATTATTGCAAACCACATAGATAATGGGTAATTGATAGCGGGCAGCGGTGGCAATTTCAAATCCGTGCATTCGCATTGAACCGTCTCCGGTGACAACTAATACTGTTTTTTCCGGATGGGCAAGTTGCACCCCCACTCCCGCCGCGATCGCCCAGCCCATTGGTGCGGTACTATGGGCTGAAAAAAAGGAAAAGGGTATCTTACATCGCCACGCATACCCTGCCACTCTTCTAGCTACACCAGCATCAACACAGAGCAGGGTATCATCAGGGAGTTGCTGATTTAACGTGTTTAACAACGGCTCAAGGGGAATCGCCAAGTCAAACCCTTCGCTACCTAGATTCGGGTTCCACGCTACCGCTTGTAATGACTGAAGCCATTGTTGACGTAATGGTTTTGAGTGCCACAATCCGGCTAACTGCTGATGATCTAATTCAAAAAAGTTTTGTAAGAATGCACTGTAATTGGAAATCAGTAATTGGCGTTCACAGCTTAGGGTAAATCGTTGGAGAGGGTTTTGGTTAATTAAAAATAAACGCTCTTCTAAATAGTTTTGAGGAGTCCAGCCCAGACAATCTGGCTCGCTCAGATTTACACCAATTAGCACAATAGCATCAATATCATCACGAGCTAAAGCGTGAGTTGCCCGTTGATTGCCACTGAAACCAAACGTTCCTAAGCAAAGCGGGTGGTGTTCTGGCATAATGCCTTTAGCCGAAGCAACAATTGCTACGGGTAAGCAGAATTTTTCGGCTAAGGCAAGCAGCCATTGCGCTTCTTGAGTAGAGGCAAGTTGACCCACGAGCAAGAGAATGTTCTGATTGTGATTTAAAAATTGGCAAAGGTTAGTCCAATTGATGTCTGACGGCTTTGGCAGTATCGGGAGCGCCGGATTCGACTCAGCCATCGGTTTTTTTGGGGAATAAACGGCTTGCTGAACATCAAGGGGGATAGAAAGAAAAGCTGGGCAACGTAACTCAAAAGCCGTAGCGGTTAGGGCTTGTTTTAAATACTCATCGAATCGTTCAGGTTGAGTCACTTTCGCCGCATAGTCCACGGCGCGTTGAAAAAGCTCATAATCTCTGGTTCCTTGCATCCCTCCATCTTGAAATGCCCCGAAACCCTCTTGTGCAACTGAAATACTACCAACAATGAACAATACTGAACTGCGATCAAGACGAGCCGTAATCGCCGCCGTGAGTAAATTGCTAGCACCAGGCGCACCGATACATAGGCAAACTCCCCGGTTTTGAGCAGCACGCGCATAGCCATCTGCCATAAAGCCTGCACCCAATTCATGATTGGCGATAATGGGCTGAATTTGGGATGAATTAACGACGCTCTCAAACAACGGATCAATCAATTTTCCAGGGATTGTAAAAACGAATTGAGTTTGATTTTGAGTAAGCTGATCAACAAGGTAGTCGCTATTGGTATAAATCATGACATAAAGCATCCTCCATTCACATCAATCACGGCACCCGTAATATAAGAGGCTTCGTCTGAGGCGAGAAACGCGATCGCGGGCGCAATGTCTTCGGGTTTACCCAGTCGCCCGAGAGGAATAGTATCGATGATTTTCTGTTGCGCTTCAGGGGATAAGGTTGACCACCTCTGAGCAATGCGTTCAGTTAATGTTGCACCTGGGGCAACTGTATTTACCGTGATATTATCCGACGCCAGAAGTGCGGCTAAATGCCGAGTCATCCCAATCAAACCGGCTTTACTTGCTGAATAATCTACTCCTGCCAACAGAGATTTATCTCGCCCAGCCAAGGAAGATACATTTACAATCCGCCCATATTGCTGTTGTTTAAACACGGTAGCTACTTTCTGACAGCAACGGAACACTGAACTTAGATTGCGGTTTAATATCTCATTCCATTCTGTCATCGTAATCTGCTCCAGGGGTTTCGCTGGTGCCCCCCCTCCTGCATTATTAATCCAAATATCAATGCGTCCAAACTGTTCTAGAGGCTTTTGCACCAACCGATCCAGGGTTAGAGCCTCACAAATATCTCCCCGAATTACCAAAGGCGATGTATAGTTCCGAGCAATTTCCGCTGCAACGGCTTCTAGCTGTTCTTCTTTTCGGGCATTCAAAACTACGGTTGATCCCTCTTTTGCTAGCAACGTTGCTGTCGCTTTGCCAATCCCTGAAGACGCTCCCGTAATCACC
Proteins encoded in this window:
- a CDS encoding isocitrate lyase/PEP mutase family protein gives rise to the protein MNNHLGYQLRQDMKTRDIIPFMGVYDVFSASIAGKYYDSIFISGFSFAASYYGLPDIGFIAWSDIVAFVQRVKTVLPQHYLLVDIDDGYVDTEVACHVVSLLESIGASGVIIEDQKRPRRCGHFEGKLLMELPDFLQKLKRVLVTRKDLVVVARTDATDMDDILRRTTAYAEAGADAILADGITSLEVIKTLKCHLDKPIVFNQIAGGKSPICSLTELKEAGVSLVNYSTPCLFAAQTALEETMKRLREQDGFLLKNKIGVGECTALLNQNLVSNDK
- a CDS encoding non-ribosomal peptide synthetase produces the protein MTNNSINNYITQLSSAKRALLEQRLKQKAVQAAFAQSIPQLRDRDSAPLSFSQARMWFLDQLEPRNAAYNRPSNIHLTGQLNVSDLEQSLNEIVRRHDILRTRFPAVNGQPTQVIMPTLTLTLPIIDLSNLPQNQRDAEVQRLAIQEAQQHFNLSQLPLINAILLRLSQEEHILLITLHHIIFDAWSMGVLIQELVALYEAFSTGQSNPLPELPIQYADFAQWQRQRWQGEGLQSQLAYWKQQLGGELPVLELPTDRPRGAIQTFQGARHSLLLPKQLSDALKALSQREGVTLFMTLLAAFQTLLYRYTGQKDVIVGTPIAGRDRTETEPLIGVFINTLVLRTQIQGTITFRELLSRVREMALAAYKNQDVPFEKLVEELQPERDLSHTPLFQVLFQLRNVPNKIVKLQDLRFIDCQFDRGIAAFDLTLDIIDKTEGLFCQFEYNTNLFNKTTIQRIANHFQVLLEGIITQPVQVISRLPILKESQRHQLLVEWNNTQTDYPKDKCIHQLFEEQVEKTPDAVALVFNQQQLTYRELNNRANQLAHYLQTLGVKPEDLVGICVERSLDLIVGLLAILKSGGAYVPFDPTDPAERIAYMLEDAQVGMLLTQDSLVKELPVGNPQLIPLDSQWQIISQQSSENPLTVVTADNLAYINYTSGSTGKPKGVKVLHRGVIRLLFGIDYVHLDAQQRLLQMAPISFDAATFEIWGALLHGARCILFPETVPTAQTLKEVIHTHNITTLWLTSALFNGIVAEDAEALSGVPQLLTGGEALSVKPVKKALAALPSTQIINGYGPTENTTFTCCYSLPKQLPGTELSISIGRPISNTQVYLLDAYFQPVPIGVTGELYIGGDGLARGYLNRPELTGEKFIPNPFSYQTNARLYKTGDLARYRADGNIEFMGRIDNQIKLRGFRIELGEIEAVLTQHISVQYAVVIVRKDQLGHKRLVAYFTSNSEQSITDELRSFLKSKLPDYMIPSAFVKLEALPLTSNGKVDRRALPKSEIEDTLSNKFIPPRNSTEAQLAAIWSSVLGIDNVGINHNFFELGGHSLLATQVISRIRQAFNVELPLRALFEAPTVAELAERIETIRWVIQPFASKDQNAISDDEQGEL
- a CDS encoding ribonuclease J, which translates into the protein MSNRTLKGGKLTSKKSSPALKIIPLGGLHEIGKNTCIFEFNDEIILLDAGLGFPNDEMHGVNIVLPDMTYLRENRHKIKGMIVTHGHEDHIGGLPYHLKQFDIPVIHGPRLAMALLKGKLEEAGVSDRTKLNSVSPRDMVRIGSSFMVEYIRNTHSIADSFTVAIHTPIGVVVHTGDFKVDHTPVDGEYFDFQRLAEHGEKGVLCLLSDSTNAEVPGHTPSEASVYPNLDRIFSQAPGRILVTTFASSVHRVQLILDLAQKQNRVVSVVGRSMLNVIAQARNLGYIKCPDSLFEPLHAANSLPPEKVLILTTGSQGEPLAALTRISKGEHRKLKIQEGDTVVFSANPIPGNTIAVVNTIDRLMMQGANVIYGRHQGIHVSGHGAQEDHKLMLALTRPKFFMPVHGEHRMLIQHGKMAQKMGIPAENIVITNNGDMVELTEDSISVVGQVPSGIELVDRSGIVHHEVLKERQQLAGDGVVTVAAAVSWEGKLLAQPEIHLRGVVASVEKSLLQQLVIKRIERTLSEQWTDFAKSLDGKKQPEVDWTGLQQKIEGDLERLTRRELQSRPLVVFLLQNPEEPQVKRVGRRRQRTAAQAAS
- a CDS encoding AMP-binding protein, producing MSPFDQHISELSANPCIPSLFNNQAQKNPDAIAITAPGRIPLTYQGVWHHLQQVVTTLNAMGISRNDRVAIALANGPEMAMAFLGVASGATCAPLNPTYRAQEFDFYLSDLNAKVLITQSGVAEPAKEVAQARGIPILELSPQLDAAAGLFSLTGGQPGNLNPGGFAQPDDVALVLHTSGTTSRPKMVPLTHRNLCTSAQNIRVALNLEPGDRCLNVMPLFHIHGLIGALLSSLSAGASVVCSPGFYAPQFFAWVDEFKPTWYSAVPTMHQGILARVEANREIIARCPIRLIRSSSAPLPPQIMAALEEAFKAPVIESYGMTEASHQMASNPLPPHVRKPGSVGIAAGPELGIMDETGNLLPLETVGEVVIRGANVTQGYENNPDANEKAFTHGWFRTGDLGYLDADQYLFLKGRIKEIINRGGEKISPREVDEVLLDHPAIDQVVTFAAPHTLLGEDVAAAVVLREKASVTEQDIKEFAAERLAEFKVPRVVLFVDEIPKGPTGKRQRIGLAEKLGLTASDPIAPRPDYTPPCTGIEAELVQIWSQVLGVESVGIHDNFFQLGGDSILAAQITNRVRQAFQVELSFLVFFQQPTVARMAVKIAQCQAEAMKSEELAEMLADIDALSDEDAQRLLDQMQ